GAGCAGGGAGCTGCAGCTGAAGGCCTTCTCGCAGGCGCCACACTTGTAGGGCCTCTCGCCCGTGTGGATGCGCTGGTGCACATTCAGGGACGAGTGGCAGCTGAAGGCCTTGCCGCACTCGCCGCAGAAGAAGggcttctcaccggtgtggatgcGCTGGTGTTCCAGGAGGTTGGTGCTCCAGGTGAAGGCCTTGCCGCACTCGCTGCACTTGTAGGCCTTCTCCCGCGTGTGCCAGCGCCGGTGCAGTGCCAGCGCTGCACTCTGCTGGAAGGCCTTTCCGCAGTCTCCGCACACGAAGACGCTGGCCCCTTCCCCACTGCCCCGCCGCCTGCCGGTGGGCGGCTGCTTCCCACTGGACTTTCTCCCCCTGCCGGGTCTCTGCCGCCAGCTCCCGGCCCCGCTGGGTGGGAAGCTCTCTGTGTGTCCGTCCAGAGAGCCTCCTGCTGCGGGGATGGCGCACCTCGGGCGAATGTCCTTCTCAGACACCCTGTGACCCTGGCAGCGCTCCTCCGTGGAAATGTCCTCAGCGCTGGCGGGCACGGGCCTCCAGAGCACAGCCTCGTCACATGACAGAGCAGTCACCAGGCCACCCCAAGCGCCACCATCACCCAGACTCAGGACATGGAGATCAGACGGCGCCACCTGCTCCGAGACAGGCTCCCACGAAGGCTCTTCTTTGTAAATGACCGGCTGCTGAGGTGACAGCTCCCCGATCTCAGGCCTGGGCCCCCGCTCTataagagacagagacacagtcTTCTGAGGGCAGGTGGGCGCGGTGCCAGGACAGGTCTGAGCTCTGACCCAGAGCACAGCAGGGTGCAGAAGAAAGCAGACACCCAGCGGGcgagggggctggggctgagctgAGGGGAGCACGAGCAGGTAGGAAGGAACAGGATAAGGAGCCTGGTGGGTGGGGGGGAGGAGCCACTCCTGGGCTCTGGAGTCGCCTACAACTAGCAGCCCCACGTGTGGATCAGCCAGCCAGATGCTGCTTCTCCCACCAGCAGGAGACAGCTGCTCTGTGCGTGCTCTTCCCTGCCGTATTCCCGGCACCGTTCCTGGCACGTAGCCAGTGCTCAagtaaggaagaaagggaagcagaaggagggtggtggggaggggtccaTGTCCTCCCCGCCACGTCCCGCTCACCTGGACGCACCCCTCCGGGAACCTCTCTGGGCACCCGCCATGGCTCCTCACCTCGCTCCAGGTGGGAGATCACGTCGGGCTTGCAGACCGGAGGCCCTGTTCACAGGAAGAAGTGGCAGGCTGTGGGTGCTGCGGCTCTACAGACCCAGCCAATGGGACCGATGGCCCTGAAAACAGCCCAGCCGGCAGCAGGAGGTGGATGCCAGCCCTGGGGATGGGGTCTCAGAGGCAGAACCCACACAGGTGTGTGCTCCGAGGGCTCCACAGGTACCAACATCCCTCTCAAGAGCAGGTGGGGCTCCCGGGCCCTGTCCACAACCCTCTCTCTTCTAGGCCCCACCCTGGGACTGGCCACACTTCCAGAGATGCCAGCAGCAGCACAGACCCATGCCACTAGGGCTTGGGGCAGGGACCAACCACAAGCCTGCATCCTGCCTGGGCCCAGAGCCCAGGCAAGCACCTGCTGCATGGCAGATGCCCAGACTCCGTGGCCTGGGGAGCTGTCTTACCCAGGGCAAGAAGGTTCTGgtagttctccagcatcacatcccGGTACAGGGCCCTCTGAGGGGAGTCCAGCTGGCCCCACTCTTCCTGGGTGAAGTCCACAGCCACATCCTTGAAAGTCACCGATTCCTGAAATGACAGACGTTAGTTCTCACCCAGGATGGGAGAGATTCTGCTTATGTTCTTGGACAAACGCTGACTGAGAACCTCAGCAGTAAAGGGATAACTTTGGGTAACCCTCCATCCACACACCATCTGTCCCATAGCCCTGATGTACATGCCACGACTGGGCCAAGAGTAGCCATGTGGGGCCTGGCTAACTGGGCCAGCAGACGGACCAGAGGCTGTGGTCACAAGTTCTGGGCAAGAAGCTATATTTCACATGGTCAAGGACACCAGACTTAAAGAACTTGAAATGTAACACGAAGAACCCAAAGCCCTATTCAGATGTCACCACTGCAGGACCCAACCCCATCCAGGAAGCCATCACCACACCCTAAGGAAGGAGACCCTGCACTTGTTGGAGTTCCGGGCCCAGGTGACCAAtggctgctccctgccctccctgcctgtcCCACTTCTTCCTGCTGGACCCCTGCTTCCTGGCCCACCCCACCCAAACCTGCTCCACCTTCCCCAACACTGGTCACCAGTTTCAGGGTAACTCCCCAACTTGGTCATTCCAGTTCCAAGTTTGGAAAGCCCCAAGTGACTCCCCTCGGGCTCCTGCTCTGGAACCCCAGGATCCTCACCCCCTCACCACCTGCCAACCCCCTCAGCTGCTGCCCCACGGTCTCCACGCTCTGGACCACCCCTAACCCCGGCAAATAAGTGCTCAAGGCTCAGGGCTCTGACCGCAGGCAAGCTGCGTTCTAAACCACTGCCACTGACTGTTCTTTCCACAGACGCTGGTGCCCTAGGAGCCTGTCTGGAGCTGTAGAGAGGGCGTCAGCATAGATGTGAGAACAAAGAATAAacccagggagggaggaatgggttcCTACCTCGCATCTGCTGGGAAGTGACTGGTGTGGGCCAGCAGTGTGTCCAGGAACCCTGGATGTGCAATGGGACCCAGGTGGCCGAGGGGAGTGGTGTCCCGCCTCTAGGCAAGGCCTACACCTCCCTGGCAGTCAGGAAAAGTAGGGACCCTCTCTGGTCACTGGAGAGCTGACCTTCAGTTCTAAAAAAGGCTTACTCTTTTAGTTACTCCTGATGCTGTGGACTGAACTGTATCCCCCCAAAATCTGCTGAAGCCCTCACCCCGGTGTGGCTGTATCTGGAGACAGAGCCTCGAGGAGGTAACTGAGGTTACACGGGGTCCACAGGGGCCCTGACCCCACTGGACTGGCATCTTATGAGACGAAGGTCTCCCTCCCCACCACGTGCACCAAGGAAAGGCCAAGTGAGGACACGGTACACCTGCAGGCCAGGGAGAGAGGCCACACCAGACCCGGACCCCGCTGGCCCCCTGACCTCAGACATCCAgaccccagaactgtgagaaaatacacttCTGCTGTCTAGGTCCCAGACTGTGGTACTTTGTCACGGCAGCTGGAGCTGCCCAAAACAGATGCCAATAACAGATGGTCCAAGGTGACACCTCTCCTCCGCCAGGCACTCGGTGCAGCTCTGGAGGAGTGAGGGTCTGAGCATGATGACCCCGGGAGACACTCCATAAACCCCTGGGCAGCAGAAACTTTAAGTGGGACAGGAACCCAGAAACCACAAGGAGATTTATATTTGGTCCACAACAGTTAACGTTTTCTCTACAGTGCTCTGCCAAATcactaagaaaaaggaaaataagaggaaaatggGCACAGGCTACGAGCAGACGATTCACGGGAAATCCCAAAGGCTGCTGAGCTCTGGAAGAGATGCTCAGTCTCAGCAGGagttccagaaaagaaaaatgcaacagCCCCTTTCCCAGGCACCAAATATTTAAGGTCTCAGAGCACCAAGCTAGGGCCAGAATGGGGTGGCCCTCCACCTTGGGCAGCTGTCGGGGGACCCCCCCCCCTTTGGAAAGTGGTCCCTGGGCCTGGTCCACCTGGCAGTTCCCACCAGCCCTGAGCAGCCGGAACAGCGGGGGAGCCCACTGAGCGCCTACCAGCAGTGATGGACACAGGATAGAGGACCGTGCTGCAGGGAGAACGCAGAGAGGAATTTCCTCCTGCTGTACAGGACACCGAGCAGAGTCCCCGGAAAGGCATCACCTCAGCAGCAAGGCAACATTAGCCTGAGATAAAAGGCTTCTCTGGATCCACCTTAAGAAAACCTAAAAGTAAGCCTTGGAAGGATCTGATACTAAACAATTTCACTGCATCCCGGAACAAATCCCAAAAATATTTAAGGCGTTAAGTCCAACACTCAACAAAGTAAAATTCAATCTGTCCAGTAACCAATCAAGTTACTAAAAGGAGAAACAAGTTACTAAAGTCAGAAGAATTAAGAATATCATaaaatggggagggtatagctcagtggcacagtgcgtacttagcatgcacaggtcctgggttcaatccccagtacctccattaacaaataaacacataaataaatctaattacctacacAGACacgcaatttttaaaaaaaagtataaaataatatttacctcaAAAGAAAGCACTAAGGGAGAAACAAATCAAAACGATACCACACATGTGGAGAACAAATACCATAGTGGCGGATGTAAATCCAGCCAtgtcaataattatattaaacatGAATGGTCTACATATTCCAAACAAAAATTAGAGATTcccaaactgaatttaaaaagagCCAACTATACGCCAGCtacagaaatccaatttaaatataaagatagacTAAAAGTGAAAGAACGGAAAGAGATATACTCTGCAAACACTcatcaaaagaaaactgagacagCTGTATTAACATCAAAGCACAGACACCATCAGAGATAGACATTACATAATAACCATTACATGAATGTGTAGTGATCATTATTACAGTACATCAAGAGCTCACAAGAATCATATAGAGGCACCTACTAACAGAGCCTCACAATACATAGAgcaaaaatgatagaaatgacaAGAGAAATAGACACATCTACAATTATACTTGATGATTTCAACAATAATCTTTCTTAATAACTGATAGAATATACAAGCACAAAATCTGTCAGGATACAGAACAAGTGAATAACACTATCATTCAAGTTTATCTTAACTGCCATTTACAGAACTCTAGCCAAcaaaagcagaatacacattcttttcaagtgcacacagaacattTACCAAAATAAACCTCATGCTGGGCAATAAAGTCAGTCTTTGTAcgatttgaattttttcaaatttactaAGTTCCTTTTCTGATTATAGcataattaaattagaaataataaaagataccTGGAAAATCCTCCACATACTTagaattaaacaacacactcctaAATAATACATGgttgaggaagaaatgaaaagaaaattagaaaccaTTCtgaactgaagaaaaggaaaatacaacGTAACAAAATCTGTAGGATTAGCtaaggcagtgcttagagggaaatttacagcattGAATGCTGTATAAGAAAAAAGGTGTCAAATCAATATCTAAGTTTCAACCttaagaaaccaaagtaaaggaaggaaatgataaggatcataaatgaatgaaatagagaacagaacagcaataaagaaaatcagtgaaaccaaaagaCGGATCTTTGCAAAGATCAATACAATCAGTAATTAGACATATACTTACTATctgactcagtaattccactcttgggtatgaTTCAAGAGAAAGTAAAACACACATCTGTGCTTGTACTTGAACATTTATAGCAGGTTTACTTGTCATAGCCAAGagctggaaacaaccaaaatgtccatcagctaGTGAGTGGAGAAACAAATTGTGGAGTATGTATACAACGGTGTTATGAGCTGAGCcgtgttccccccaaattcatatgttgaaccctAATCTCCAATACcacagaatgtgactatatttgaagACAGggactttaaagaggtaattaaggtaaatgaggtcattaggatgggccctaacaCCACAGGACTCGTGTCCtcataagaaaaggaaatctggACAGGCACGTACAGAGGGGAGACCAtgagaggacacagggagaagcacCATCTACAAACCAAGGAGAGGGGCTCAGAGGAAACCAatcctactgacaccttgatctcagacttccagcctccagaactgtgacacaatacatttctgctgtttgtgCCACTTAGTCTGTGGCACTTTGCTGTGCCAGCCCaagaaaactaacacaaatggaacatCACTCAGCAATCAAGAGGAACAAGCTACTGATCACATAAGGACATGAGCTCAAAAGCATGCTAAGTCAGTCAGAAACAAAAGACTGCATATCGCATAATTCCATGTGAAATTCCTAAAAAGGCAAAATCATAGTGGTTTCCAAGGGACAGGTGGGAAAGATCAACTGCAAATgggcatgagggaactttctgggtgACGGATCATGACTGTGGCCCTGGTTACAAACCTGTATACACTTGTTGAAACTCAccaaattttacataaaatgagagaaatttgTTGCCTATAAATTATACCTGAATAAGACAGATTTTAGGGAGCTGAGAAGGTGGAGGTGAGGACACATGCTGAGAACATGCTCATTAGTGAGGGGCGCAGGGATGAAGCTGAATGGTGATGGCACtgacagagagaggaggaaaaagggCAGAAACAGAGCTCCAGAGTCATCGGAATATGGTGCTGGTGAGGGAGGGCTGTCAGAGGTTATGTGGCTTCAGCGTGGCCTAAGCCTTGCTTAGGCCCTTCTGGGGAGTATTCCTAACCCACTGGGAGAAGCCCCTGTCTGCTATGTCTTCATTCTGCAGGATAGGAAGCAAAAAGGGGTGAGCGTGGGAATCGAAAGCAGATGTGGAAATGAAACTAGCAGACGAGTCAGAAGAGACCACAGGGGATGACCCAGGAGAGCAGACCCCTCGCCCTCAGTGTGAGACCGCTGGGAGACGAGGGCAAGTTACTCAAAGACCTAAGAAGCTGGTATTTTAGGAGTAACATCTGTCCACATGAAGGGCAGGACCCCTCGAGGTGATCACTCACACACACCACTTTCTCCTGAACCACTTGAAGGTAAGGTGCAGACATCGTGACATCCCACCCTACATTCTTCAGCTTTATCTCCTAAGGATATTCTTATACAACCACCATCATCACACCCACGTAATTAAATATTCATACAATATAATCGAAGACACAATCCATTTTCAGCTTTCCTCAATCTTCCCAAATTGCCTGGGATAGAACTTTTGGATCTATGACCCACGAAGGATCACATACTGCATGTGCCTGTTATGTTTCCCAAGTGTTTTACAGAACTATAGAACATCCTAGCATAATACAAAAGCTGGGCAGGTCTCACCTTACATGTCTTACAGCCATTTATACCTTTCAAGTGGAAGGCTGGCAGAATTGCCAAAGCCTAAATAAATCAAAAGACCCTCAACCCTCCAGATCTTTCACCACCCACACGGTCTTTATCAACCGTACCCTTCTAAATTTGATGGGTGGGGGTGGTTTAGATGGTGGAACAAAACGGGGAGCAAAACCCAAAGTCTGTAAAAGGAGGGGTTTGCCCCTCACTCAGCTGTGGAAGCAGCCCTAAGGCCAATTCCCTGTTGAGCCCCTGGATCCTCTAAAACTGCAGGCTCTTCCCTGAAGGCCCCATGTTAGGGGCCTGGTACAGAGGAAAAGGACACAGGGACGCACCCCCTACCGTCATTCTGACACCAGCGCTGCAACGCAGCCCTTCCTTCAGCTGCTCCACACCCTTCTACTTAGTTCCATCCCAGAAAGCTTCTCCAAACAAGGACCAACTACCACAGACATCCCCTGGGTCTGCACATGGATATGAGTGATCTCACATGAGCTGTCACCTACTTGCTTGGGTGCCACAAGAACCACTCCTCAGAGCTCCAGGCAGAGTGCTGGGCAATGAGTCCAGTGATGGACTGAATCAGCCTGGAAGGGACAATCATCTCCAGGGCACACCTGGGCGTCACCCGGGTCCCTTCACCCTGAGCTGTTTCCACGCCCAGAGCCTACTGAGGACTGAGAGCAGGCGCCCAGGCAGGGGGTCCTTGGATGACTGACATCCTGGGCAGCGGAAGGATGGTGCTAACCCTCTTCGTAAAAAACCAGAagttcaaaggaagaaaagacagcCACTCACCTCGCACCTGGCTTCCAGGAGACCCTGACCCATTTTATCTTCTGGAATCTCTTGGCGGGAAAGAGCAGGGTCCTGAGAGGGGAGAGCTGGGAAGCAGACATGAGTTAACGGGGCTGTTCTGCCCACAGCTGCCAGGCACCCCGGCTGAGCTAAAGCCCACGCACCCCCGGCCCTGGGAGAATCAAGGGGAGGAAGGTATCGCCCCGCAGGTGGGTGGGAACGAGCCCCAGCCTCCGCAAGTTCTGATACAGCTAATTCCGCAACCCAGCGTCTCAGGCCCTCCCGTGACGGAGAAGCAGCGCCATTCCCTTCCCCTCATCAGCCCGGCTGTCCACAGTGACCAGGAAGGAGGCCTGATTCCGGGGCGCTT
The genomic region above belongs to Camelus bactrianus isolate YW-2024 breed Bactrian camel chromosome 32, ASM4877302v1, whole genome shotgun sequence and contains:
- the ZNF74 gene encoding zinc finger protein 74 isoform X2 → METPAPEPRETALPSQDPALSRQEIPEDKMGQGLLEARCEESVTFKDVAVDFTQEEWGQLDSPQRALYRDVMLENYQNLLALGPPVCKPDVISHLERGEEPWRVPREVPGGVRPERGPRPEIGELSPQQPVIYKEEPSWEPVSEQVAPSDLHVLSLGDGGAWGGLVTALSCDEAVLWRPVPASAEDISTEERCQGHRVSEKDIRPRCAIPAAGGSLDGHTESFPPSGAGSWRQRPGRGRKSSGKQPPTGRRRGSGEGASVFVCGDCGKAFQQSAALALHRRWHTREKAYKCSECGKAFTWSTNLLEHQRIHTGEKPFFCGECGKAFSCHSSLNVHQRIHTGERPYKCGACEKAFSCSSLLSMHLRIHTGEKPYKCAECGKAFNQRTHLTRHHRIHTGEKPYKCAECGKAFTCHSSLTVHEKIHNGDKPFKCSDCEKAFNNRSRLTLHQRTHTGEKPFKCGDCGKGFSCHSYLVVHQRIHSGERPFRCNECGKAFSSHSYLIVHQRVHTGEKPFDCSRCWKAFSCHSSLIVHQRVHTGEKPYKCGQCGKAFSQNHCLIKHQKVHSVEKPFKCNECGEVFSWSGPLAEHQRAHNEEKPFAIQLDKHLLSTYYVPGGLLGAGGSGVDPIDALDVAELLCVVPPSATRNCPLGSKPGN
- the ZNF74 gene encoding zinc finger protein 74 isoform X1 — encoded protein: METPAPEPRETALPSQDPALSRQEIPEDKMGQGLLEARCEESVTFKDVAVDFTQEEWGQLDSPQRALYRDVMLENYQNLLALGPPVCKPDVISHLERERGPRPEIGELSPQQPVIYKEEPSWEPVSEQVAPSDLHVLSLGDGGAWGGLVTALSCDEAVLWRPVPASAEDISTEERCQGHRVSEKDIRPRCAIPAAGGSLDGHTESFPPSGAGSWRQRPGRGRKSSGKQPPTGRRRGSGEGASVFVCGDCGKAFQQSAALALHRRWHTREKAYKCSECGKAFTWSTNLLEHQRIHTGEKPFFCGECGKAFSCHSSLNVHQRIHTGERPYKCGACEKAFSCSSLLSMHLRIHTGEKPYKCAECGKAFNQRTHLTRHHRIHTGEKPYKCAECGKAFTCHSSLTVHEKIHNGDKPFKCSDCEKAFNNRSRLTLHQRTHTGEKPFKCGDCGKGFSCHSYLVVHQRIHSGERPFRCNECGKAFSSHSYLIVHQRVHTGEKPFDCSRCWKAFSCHSSLIVHQRVHTGEKPYKCGQCGKAFSQNHCLIKHQKVHSVEKPFKCNECGEVFSWSGPLAEHQRAHNEEKPFAIQLDKHLLSTYYVPGGLLGAGGSGVDPIDALDVAELLCVVPPSATRNCPLGSKPGN